The following proteins come from a genomic window of Leptospira bandrabouensis:
- a CDS encoding cytochrome C oxidase subunit IV family protein, with protein MEYVINYGLYFIALVAVFTPILGFGIFAPGIATATILGFIVNWFGQFFQTDRFAKFTEENKDSKLLKFVLGDEDHKEDHASASMWVEDGEEEEEPDHHVISIKTYVFVLLALFFGTFITVWVAQYDLGKWNMIVAMAVATCKAFFVLAYFMHLKYDNMLNRVIFLSAFAFLALLFAFSFGDIISRIAPSTEFPAKPFF; from the coding sequence ATGGAATACGTAATCAATTACGGACTTTACTTCATTGCTCTCGTTGCAGTTTTCACTCCAATTCTTGGATTTGGAATTTTTGCTCCTGGGATTGCAACAGCTACCATTTTAGGATTTATCGTAAACTGGTTTGGTCAGTTTTTCCAAACGGATCGATTTGCAAAATTTACAGAAGAAAACAAAGATAGCAAACTGCTTAAATTTGTTTTAGGTGATGAAGATCACAAAGAAGACCATGCTTCTGCTTCCATGTGGGTAGAAGATGGAGAAGAGGAAGAAGAACCTGATCACCATGTAATATCCATTAAAACATATGTATTCGTTCTTTTGGCTTTGTTCTTTGGAACGTTCATTACTGTTTGGGTAGCACAATACGATTTAGGAAAGTGGAACATGATTGTTGCAATGGCTGTAGCGACTTGTAAGGCTTTCTTCGTTTTAGCTTACTTTATGCATTTGAAGTATGATAATATGTTGAATCGTGTTATCTTCCTTTCCGCATTTGCCTTTTTGGCTTTGTTGTTTGCCTTCTCTTTCGGAGACATCATTTCAAGAATTGCTCCGTCAACTGAGTTCCCAGCAAAACCTTTTTTCTAG
- a CDS encoding COX15/CtaA family protein: MTLKRFYTILSAMILINLLYGPLVRATDSGLACPDWPLCHGKFVPEFTFQIFMEVGHRYYSGILGILVGIGFIWILRKKETRKNLGIPATLSLVFLISQVILGGLTVTKLLHPTTVNLHLLNAVLLLSCCLTVRLLISEDNQSKFQWNRPGKYFFLFVLIVVLYQLFLGGKVSSHYAGLVCSDFPTCNGEWFPKMIGPIRFQMEHRLFGYLAALSVLSLSAYGILYLKDNLVKKTLKIAAYLISFQIFLGAMNVLYQLPKLITGLHTLNGVLVFMFCFIAAFYHFRSPERGVQ; this comes from the coding sequence ATGACACTCAAACGTTTTTACACCATACTTTCCGCAATGATCCTTATCAATCTCCTCTACGGTCCACTCGTAAGAGCAACCGATTCAGGGCTCGCTTGTCCTGATTGGCCTTTGTGCCATGGTAAATTTGTACCAGAATTTACATTTCAGATCTTTATGGAAGTGGGACATAGATACTATTCAGGGATTTTAGGAATCCTTGTAGGAATCGGTTTTATTTGGATTTTACGAAAAAAAGAAACTCGAAAAAACCTGGGGATTCCTGCAACACTCTCCCTTGTATTTTTAATTTCCCAAGTCATCCTCGGCGGACTCACTGTTACCAAACTTCTCCACCCAACAACCGTTAACCTACATTTACTCAATGCAGTTCTATTATTGTCTTGTTGTTTAACAGTTCGATTGCTGATCTCCGAAGATAATCAATCCAAATTCCAATGGAATCGACCTGGTAAGTATTTTTTTCTATTTGTACTCATCGTCGTTTTATACCAACTTTTTCTTGGTGGAAAGGTGAGTTCTCACTATGCAGGTCTTGTTTGTTCCGACTTCCCTACTTGTAATGGAGAGTGGTTTCCGAAAATGATAGGACCCATCCGATTTCAAATGGAACATAGATTGTTTGGATATTTAGCTGCCTTGTCTGTACTTTCTTTGTCTGCTTATGGAATCCTTTACTTAAAGGATAATTTGGTCAAAAAGACTCTTAAAATTGCAGCTTATCTAATATCTTTTCAGATTTTTTTAGGTGCTATGAACGTTTTGTACCAACTACCCAAACTCATTACCGGATTACACACGCTAAACGGTGTTCTCGTGTTTATGTTTTGTTTTATTGCAGCCTTTTACCATTTTAGGTCTCCTGAAAGAGGAGTCCAATAA
- a CDS encoding heme o synthase, with protein sequence MFRLWNQLTKPRVTVLVLATVLPGMYLGTNGYPSLWEISITLFGTYLMSSASFILNQYIERERDAVMYRTKQRPIPAGEISPGFALFLGIFVAILAFGILTYFINLLTAVCALSALLLYVFLYTIWLKPRTEQNIVIGGISGCIGPLIGYAAMANTLPVPAWILFLMIFLWTPAHFWALAIFLKDDYEFAGIPMMPVVSGIQKTVNQIFLYAIAYSLSVIGFYFADERMGFLFLSSAIFLTVLILLFAFRLKLSGDKLLAKRFFFFSILHLFLVSLIIVIDSKI encoded by the coding sequence ATGTTCCGATTATGGAACCAACTGACAAAACCTAGAGTCACAGTACTCGTTCTTGCGACAGTTCTTCCTGGAATGTATCTGGGTACTAATGGTTACCCATCCCTTTGGGAAATCTCGATCACTCTGTTTGGGACTTATTTAATGAGCTCTGCCTCTTTCATTCTCAATCAATATATTGAACGAGAAAGAGACGCTGTGATGTACAGAACCAAACAAAGACCAATCCCAGCAGGAGAAATTTCACCAGGTTTTGCACTCTTTTTGGGTATTTTTGTCGCTATTTTGGCGTTTGGAATTTTGACATATTTTATCAATCTACTAACGGCCGTTTGTGCCCTCTCTGCTTTACTTTTATATGTGTTTTTATATACTATTTGGTTAAAACCGAGAACAGAACAAAACATCGTCATCGGTGGAATCTCTGGTTGTATTGGACCTTTGATCGGATATGCAGCAATGGCAAATACCCTTCCCGTTCCTGCATGGATTTTATTTTTGATGATATTTCTTTGGACACCTGCACACTTCTGGGCACTAGCTATCTTCTTAAAAGATGATTATGAATTCGCAGGAATTCCTATGATGCCTGTAGTTTCAGGCATTCAAAAGACAGTAAATCAAATCTTTCTTTATGCGATTGCATATTCGTTGTCTGTCATTGGATTTTATTTTGCCGATGAACGAATGGGATTTTTATTTTTAAGTTCTGCGATTTTTCTTACAGTTTTGATTTTGCTTTTCGCATTTCGATTAAAACTTTCGGGGGACAAACTCCTTGCAAAACGTTTTTTCTTTTTTAGTATCCTACATTTATTTTTGGTCAGCTTGATCATCGTCATCGATTCAAAAATCTAG
- a CDS encoding PP2C family protein-serine/threonine phosphatase: MNFRWFGLVWCLLVVSCISKEAPPKVEKGVLSAESYLSSSSKTVELKGEWEYYPGLLISPLELEILKTNREPHFFEVPGVWSDSFWKRGFLAGDGYATFSMKVHHGLKGIPLSVKVPEMETAYNLFVDGVKISSNGVVTTSYQTGKPEYRPRIVDFFPKENQTSILLQISNYHHRKGGPAQILVLGRTSDIHHQFEFEILRDMLLVGSILFMGIYHLFLFWNRKKDPFTYWFALTCILVALRVFITGNKYIVHLYPNISWEVHLKLSYLSFFLITPIFARYVYLLFNQYFSRRVYELIKYSGFVFCFIVFVTRSSFYTYLMVPFQVFTLLGAIYTFFVIARAIRDSSPGSLIFLFSFIIFIASFVNDILVNNLIIHGPLLIHLGIFTMFFVQSVYIARNFSKGFVEAENLAGELSDKNKTLQSMQNQLTELNERLETRVKDKTEELQGKLDQIGKDMRLAKSIIQSVTKLPDLEPFLKVDILYKPIAEVGGDIYFVKRIQDFYYRFFLGDATGHGLQAALYSMMIQSEFERVSAVAMRPNDLLFYMNQHFYDKNADLQIYFPAIVLDFDFHQKILRYAGGGVQNQIHLKKNGFTAMLENTGPIIGILEHYRYGITESKVESGDRIFLFTDGLFEELNESDGAQAWEDLLKIIQVTVSLPFAEVLPAIQNMLFQRMNKSQWKDDSTLIFIEVT, encoded by the coding sequence ATGAATTTCCGCTGGTTCGGACTTGTATGGTGTTTGCTGGTTGTTTCGTGTATTTCGAAAGAGGCACCACCCAAGGTGGAAAAAGGGGTCCTTTCCGCTGAGTCTTATTTAAGTTCCTCCTCCAAAACGGTGGAACTTAAAGGTGAATGGGAATATTATCCGGGACTTCTCATTTCACCTTTAGAGTTAGAGATTTTAAAAACAAACCGGGAGCCGCATTTTTTTGAGGTTCCTGGAGTTTGGTCCGACTCTTTTTGGAAACGGGGATTTTTGGCAGGCGATGGATATGCCACCTTTAGCATGAAAGTCCACCATGGACTTAAAGGGATTCCCCTTTCTGTAAAAGTTCCTGAAATGGAAACCGCCTATAATCTGTTTGTTGATGGTGTGAAAATATCATCCAATGGAGTTGTTACTACCTCTTACCAAACAGGGAAACCGGAATATCGCCCACGAATTGTCGATTTTTTTCCCAAGGAAAATCAAACTTCAATTTTATTACAAATTTCCAATTACCATCACAGAAAGGGTGGGCCTGCACAAATATTAGTTTTGGGAAGGACATCCGATATCCACCATCAATTCGAGTTTGAAATTCTGCGCGATATGTTACTTGTAGGTAGCATTTTGTTTATGGGAATTTATCATTTGTTTTTGTTTTGGAACAGGAAAAAAGACCCTTTCACATATTGGTTTGCACTTACGTGTATTCTTGTTGCTTTACGTGTGTTCATTACTGGAAACAAATATATTGTTCATCTGTATCCAAACATTTCCTGGGAAGTCCATTTAAAGTTAAGTTACTTAAGTTTCTTTTTGATTACTCCTATTTTTGCTCGTTATGTTTATTTACTCTTCAATCAGTATTTTTCACGTAGAGTTTATGAATTAATTAAATATTCTGGGTTTGTATTCTGCTTTATCGTCTTTGTGACGAGATCATCTTTTTATACTTATTTGATGGTTCCGTTTCAGGTTTTTACCTTGTTAGGTGCTATTTATACATTTTTTGTTATAGCACGAGCCATTCGAGATTCTTCCCCAGGTTCTCTTATTTTTTTGTTTAGTTTTATCATCTTTATCGCAAGTTTCGTAAACGATATTTTGGTTAACAACCTAATCATACACGGGCCACTTTTGATCCATTTGGGGATCTTTACTATGTTCTTTGTGCAGTCCGTATATATTGCGAGAAATTTTTCAAAAGGTTTTGTGGAAGCAGAAAACTTAGCTGGTGAACTTTCGGATAAAAATAAAACTCTGCAAAGTATGCAAAACCAACTAACAGAGCTAAATGAAAGGTTGGAAACTCGAGTTAAAGATAAAACTGAAGAACTCCAAGGAAAGTTGGATCAAATTGGAAAAGATATGAGACTTGCTAAGTCCATCATTCAAAGTGTTACCAAACTTCCTGATTTAGAACCTTTCCTTAAAGTAGATATTTTATACAAACCAATCGCTGAAGTGGGTGGGGATATATATTTCGTAAAACGCATTCAGGATTTTTATTACCGATTCTTTTTAGGTGATGCTACAGGACATGGTTTACAGGCCGCACTATATTCAATGATGATCCAATCTGAGTTTGAACGTGTGTCTGCTGTGGCCATGCGACCAAACGATTTGTTGTTTTATATGAACCAACATTTTTATGATAAAAATGCTGACCTTCAAATTTATTTCCCTGCGATTGTGTTGGATTTTGATTTTCATCAGAAGATCCTTCGTTATGCAGGAGGTGGAGTTCAAAACCAAATCCATCTGAAAAAAAATGGGTTCACCGCAATGTTGGAAAACACGGGTCCCATTATTGGAATTTTGGAACACTACAGGTATGGTATTACTGAATCTAAGGTAGAATCGGGTGACCGAATTTTTTTGTTTACAGATGGATTGTTTGAGGAGTTAAACGAATCTGATGGAGCTCAGGCTTGGGAGGATTTGTTAAAGATAATTCAGGTTACAGTTTCTTTACCTTTTGCAGAAGTCCTTCCGGCAATTCAAAACATGTTATTCCAAAGGATGAACAAATCTCAATGGAAAGATGATTCCACACTTATTTTTATCGAGGTCACCTAA
- a CDS encoding cytochrome c oxidase subunit 3 family protein codes for MTSVSSSSEFHHQHHFKSADHQYASSKQGIWLFLCTEILMFGGLFVGYLIYHSLYPTVFKNGSETLDWKMGAVNTVVLLVSSFTMAAAINYVQRGLHKIAAVMLALTIACAGAFMVIKYFEYSHKFHVGTVPGKFSLVDPSCAAGGKRAECESKISALLKNPAELEKNHVSTEEVTRLKAVISQPKWEMFYGFYFVMTGLHGIHVVAGALLIFWVFIKTLRRKVGPEYYTPVEGVGLFWHVVDLVWIYLFPLLYLVG; via the coding sequence ATGACTTCCGTTAGTTCTTCAAGTGAATTTCATCACCAACACCATTTTAAGAGTGCAGATCACCAATATGCCTCTTCCAAACAAGGAATTTGGTTATTCCTTTGCACTGAGATCCTGATGTTCGGTGGCCTATTCGTAGGTTACCTCATCTATCATTCTCTTTACCCAACTGTTTTCAAAAACGGTTCGGAAACATTGGATTGGAAAATGGGAGCTGTGAATACAGTTGTCCTTCTTGTTAGTTCCTTCACTATGGCTGCTGCCATTAACTACGTGCAACGTGGTTTACATAAAATAGCAGCTGTTATGCTCGCTCTTACAATTGCTTGTGCTGGTGCCTTCATGGTAATTAAATACTTTGAATACAGTCACAAGTTTCATGTAGGAACAGTTCCTGGTAAATTTTCTCTAGTGGATCCTTCTTGTGCAGCTGGTGGAAAAAGAGCAGAGTGCGAATCTAAAATTTCCGCTCTTCTCAAAAACCCTGCAGAATTAGAAAAAAACCATGTGAGCACAGAAGAAGTTACACGTCTGAAAGCGGTGATCTCTCAACCAAAATGGGAAATGTTCTATGGTTTTTACTTTGTAATGACTGGACTTCACGGGATTCACGTGGTAGCTGGTGCGCTTCTCATCTTCTGGGTATTTATAAAAACTCTACGAAGAAAAGTTGGTCCCGAATACTACACTCCTGTAGAAGGTGTGGGTCTTTTCTGGCACGTTGTGGATTTGGTATGGATTTACCTCTTCCCACTTCTTTATTTGGTAGGATAA
- a CDS encoding SCO family protein, translating into MNIRFFFFLFLLLGTSVSAYDPHSNLTRENKLPKELENIGFSDVTGKSLNLDIPFRDESGKIVKFSDFLSKGKPVLLSPVYFKCPTLCNFHLNGVFQGLKALDWSLGKEYQYIAVSIDPKENESVAFPKKEAYLKEYGREGAGSGLHLLTGTQESIDILTKQLDFRYAWDAEAKQYIHASGVYVLTPEGKVSRIFQGIQLEPRDLKFAFLEASSGKIGSFVDKFALFCFQFDPRKNKYTIYAYRMMQFGGAVTLLLLGAFLYINWRKKTNNNRQGVT; encoded by the coding sequence GTGAACATTCGATTCTTCTTTTTTCTTTTTCTGTTATTAGGAACTAGCGTATCTGCGTATGATCCGCATTCCAACTTGACTCGGGAGAATAAACTTCCGAAAGAATTAGAAAATATCGGATTTTCTGATGTCACGGGGAAGTCACTCAATCTCGACATACCGTTTCGAGATGAATCGGGAAAAATCGTTAAGTTTTCCGATTTTCTTTCGAAAGGGAAACCCGTCCTCCTTTCTCCTGTTTATTTCAAATGTCCTACTCTTTGTAATTTTCACCTCAATGGTGTGTTCCAAGGTTTAAAAGCACTCGATTGGTCTCTTGGCAAAGAATACCAATACATTGCCGTATCCATTGATCCGAAAGAAAATGAGTCGGTTGCTTTTCCTAAAAAGGAGGCCTATTTGAAGGAATATGGTAGAGAAGGAGCCGGATCCGGTCTTCATCTCCTCACGGGTACACAGGAATCCATTGATATTTTAACCAAACAATTGGACTTTCGGTACGCATGGGATGCGGAAGCAAAACAATACATCCACGCCAGTGGGGTTTATGTTTTGACTCCAGAAGGTAAGGTGTCGCGCATCTTTCAAGGAATCCAACTCGAACCAAGAGATTTAAAATTTGCCTTTCTCGAGGCATCTTCTGGTAAGATTGGGAGTTTTGTAGACAAGTTTGCTTTATTTTGCTTTCAATTTGATCCGAGAAAAAATAAATATACGATATACGCATACAGGATGATGCAATTCGGGGGGGCAGTCACCTTACTCCTTCTCGGTGCGTTTTTATACATAAACTGGCGAAAAAAAACAAATAACAACCGTCAAGGAGTCACATAG
- a CDS encoding TPM domain-containing protein, with the protein MKFNFKFINSKIISRFSQKNICFFLTILFVTFTEVSSYPVPKLERRVMDHAGILSEATVNQLESNLKQFEAETSNQIAVYITPNLQGETIEDVSMEIFDEWKLGQKSKNNGVLLIIAPTERKMRIAVGRGLEGALTDIQAKQIIRNELRPGFQSGDMDGGVTAGVNAIMAAIRGEYAPSEDDVATTGNSSEEEVFSSGLVGGIFTLISLIVPSIGGVIFTIIGLLVLFPFLTFLFGSTFGLIVAVLLFLLVMFLKRKIGIGNGGGSDGGYFGGGGWSSGGDSWSSGSDSWSGGGGDSAGGGSSGDW; encoded by the coding sequence ATGAAATTCAATTTTAAATTTATAAATTCAAAAATCATTTCTAGGTTTAGCCAAAAGAACATTTGTTTTTTTCTAACTATTTTATTTGTTACATTTACAGAAGTTTCTTCTTATCCAGTTCCCAAATTGGAAAGACGAGTGATGGACCACGCTGGCATTTTATCAGAAGCCACAGTAAACCAACTGGAATCCAACCTCAAACAATTTGAGGCCGAAACTTCCAACCAAATTGCTGTGTATATCACACCAAATTTACAGGGAGAGACTATCGAAGATGTATCGATGGAGATCTTCGACGAATGGAAGTTAGGGCAAAAATCAAAAAACAATGGAGTTTTATTAATCATAGCACCAACCGAAAGGAAAATGAGAATTGCTGTAGGCCGTGGACTTGAAGGAGCACTCACAGACATCCAAGCAAAACAAATTATCCGAAACGAACTAAGACCAGGCTTTCAGTCTGGAGATATGGATGGTGGTGTCACCGCCGGTGTGAATGCGATTATGGCAGCGATCCGAGGAGAATATGCCCCTTCAGAAGATGATGTGGCCACAACTGGCAATAGTTCCGAAGAGGAAGTTTTTTCGTCGGGACTTGTTGGAGGAATTTTTACTTTAATTTCCTTAATTGTTCCTTCCATAGGAGGAGTGATTTTTACAATCATAGGCCTTCTTGTTTTATTCCCCTTTTTAACCTTTCTTTTTGGAAGTACTTTTGGCCTAATCGTTGCCGTACTTTTATTTCTACTCGTTATGTTTTTAAAACGTAAAATAGGAATCGGTAATGGTGGTGGTTCCGATGGTGGGTATTTTGGTGGTGGAGGTTGGTCTAGTGGCGGGGACTCATGGTCTTCTGGTTCGGACAGTTGGTCTGGGGGAGGCGGTGATTCTGCGGGCGGAGGATCTTCCGGAGATTGGTAA
- a CDS encoding cytochrome c oxidase subunit I: MSSAQTKTEHGHTDHNYLNHGSGIWSWMTTLDHKRIGLMYFATVSTLFLIGGFFALGIRLHLAKFGATPLLDPDTYNKFMTFHGAIMVFMVIIPGIPAFLGNFILPIQLGAKDVAFPRLNLASYYIFIAGALLSASSMIFNQVDTGWTFYTPYSTAKTSNGVILLVMGAFTMGFSSILTGLNFIVTTHKLRAPGMTMDRIPLMIWALYSTSIIQILATPILAITLLLIGAEKALGVGIFDPDLGGDPILFQHFFWFYSHPAVYIMILPAMGVISELITAFSKKTIFGYRAIAYSSVAIAAVSFLVWGHHMFVSGQSTLAGLVFSIITMFVGVPTAIKLFNWISTMYRGTVTFEAPMLFALGFMFLFTIGGLTGVFLASTGMDVHFHDTYFVVAHFHYVMVGGTLMALMGGIFYWFPKMFGKMTSDLGGRISWVLIFTGFNVTFFPQFILGAMGMPRRYFDYLPEYTNLNQISTVGSWLIGLGFLVGLITIIHGILKGEKAPNNPWGAKTLEWQTTSPPPHENFTTTPTVTAGPYDFR, encoded by the coding sequence ATGAGTTCAGCACAGACAAAAACCGAACATGGTCACACTGACCATAATTATCTGAACCACGGATCTGGAATCTGGTCTTGGATGACCACTCTAGACCACAAACGTATTGGTCTTATGTATTTTGCAACAGTTTCCACCCTTTTCTTAATCGGTGGTTTCTTTGCTTTGGGAATTCGTTTGCATTTAGCAAAATTTGGCGCTACGCCACTTTTGGATCCAGATACTTACAATAAGTTTATGACTTTCCATGGTGCCATTATGGTATTTATGGTAATCATTCCTGGAATTCCGGCTTTCCTCGGAAACTTTATTCTTCCGATCCAATTGGGTGCAAAAGACGTTGCTTTCCCAAGACTGAACCTTGCCTCTTACTACATTTTCATTGCAGGAGCACTTCTTTCCGCTTCTTCCATGATCTTCAACCAAGTAGACACGGGCTGGACATTCTACACTCCTTACTCAACAGCAAAAACATCTAACGGTGTGATTTTGCTTGTGATGGGCGCGTTTACAATGGGTTTTTCTTCCATCTTAACGGGACTAAACTTCATTGTAACCACACATAAACTAAGAGCACCTGGAATGACTATGGACCGAATTCCACTGATGATTTGGGCTTTGTATTCCACTTCAATCATTCAGATTCTTGCAACACCAATCCTTGCGATCACTCTTTTACTCATTGGAGCAGAAAAAGCTCTTGGAGTGGGGATTTTTGATCCAGACCTCGGTGGAGACCCAATTCTTTTCCAACACTTCTTTTGGTTCTACTCTCACCCTGCGGTGTACATTATGATCCTTCCTGCAATGGGTGTGATCTCTGAGCTTATCACTGCTTTCTCCAAAAAAACAATTTTCGGTTACCGTGCGATTGCTTATTCTTCCGTTGCGATTGCCGCAGTATCCTTCCTTGTTTGGGGACACCATATGTTTGTTTCTGGACAATCCACTTTAGCAGGACTTGTATTTTCCATCATCACCATGTTTGTTGGGGTTCCAACAGCGATTAAACTTTTCAACTGGATCTCCACTATGTATCGTGGAACTGTTACCTTCGAAGCGCCAATGCTCTTCGCTCTAGGTTTTATGTTCTTATTCACGATCGGTGGTTTGACAGGCGTTTTCCTTGCATCAACTGGTATGGATGTTCACTTCCATGACACTTACTTTGTAGTTGCTCACTTCCATTATGTAATGGTAGGGGGAACACTTATGGCACTGATGGGTGGAATTTTCTACTGGTTCCCTAAGATGTTTGGAAAGATGACTTCTGATCTTGGTGGAAGGATCTCTTGGGTTCTTATCTTCACTGGATTCAACGTAACTTTCTTCCCACAATTCATTTTAGGTGCAATGGGAATGCCTAGACGTTACTTTGATTACCTTCCTGAATATACAAACCTCAACCAAATCTCTACAGTGGGTTCTTGGCTCATTGGTCTTGGATTTTTGGTAGGTCTTATTACCATCATTCATGGAATTTTGAAAGGGGAAAAAGCTCCGAACAACCCTTGGGGTGCAAAAACACTCGAATGGCAAACGACTTCTCCTCCACCACACGAAAACTTTACAACTACTCCAACAGTAACTGCAGGGCCATATGACTTCCGTTAG
- the coxB gene encoding cytochrome c oxidase subunit II, producing the protein MSWSSLIPATSFMPIQATEIAKEVDLLYAFLIIASLVSFVILVGGMTWFLIKFKRTSLDQKSAYITHNNFAEFLWSFIPLIIMMGIFYWGMVIFEKLRNPPEDIAAEIHVTAEQWAWTYRYANGKEFYSSANDPMIVPAGKATKLVLTSKDVIHSFFVPAFRTKQDAVPGKLTQLWFEPKQPGEYIVFCTEYCGTKHSGMMIKIKAIPSEEYAAWYHAEKKGADSPADLGKTLFAQKACASCHSIDGSRIVGPTMKGLFGSSRKFADGSQSKADENYLRESILVSSAKIVEGYPPAMPVFQGQLSDEDVANLIEYIKSIK; encoded by the coding sequence ATGTCTTGGAGCAGTCTCATTCCAGCGACCTCGTTCATGCCTATCCAGGCAACTGAAATCGCAAAAGAAGTCGATCTTCTCTATGCGTTTCTGATCATAGCAAGCCTTGTTTCGTTTGTCATCTTGGTTGGTGGAATGACATGGTTCCTCATCAAGTTCAAACGTACAAGTTTAGACCAGAAATCCGCATACATTACTCACAATAATTTTGCAGAATTTCTTTGGTCGTTCATTCCTCTCATTATCATGATGGGGATTTTCTACTGGGGTATGGTCATTTTTGAAAAACTCAGAAACCCACCAGAAGATATTGCGGCTGAAATTCATGTTACTGCAGAACAGTGGGCTTGGACTTATCGTTATGCAAACGGAAAAGAATTTTATAGCTCTGCAAATGATCCAATGATTGTTCCGGCAGGAAAAGCTACAAAACTCGTCCTCACTTCTAAAGATGTAATTCATAGTTTTTTTGTTCCTGCTTTCCGAACCAAACAAGATGCGGTTCCAGGTAAACTCACACAACTTTGGTTTGAGCCTAAACAACCGGGTGAATACATCGTTTTCTGTACTGAATATTGTGGTACGAAACACTCTGGTATGATGATTAAAATCAAAGCGATTCCATCTGAGGAATATGCAGCTTGGTATCATGCTGAGAAAAAAGGTGCTGACAGTCCTGCGGATCTTGGAAAGACACTATTTGCTCAAAAAGCTTGTGCTTCTTGCCACTCGATCGACGGATCTAGAATTGTTGGACCTACAATGAAGGGACTTTTTGGTTCTAGTAGAAAATTTGCTGATGGAAGCCAATCCAAAGCTGATGAAAACTACTTACGCGAATCCATCCTGGTTTCTTCTGCAAAAATCGTAGAAGGATATCCACCAGCGATGCCAGTGTTCCAAGGCCAACTTTCTGATGAAGATGTTGCCAACTTAATTGAATATATCAAATCCATTAAATAA
- a CDS encoding TPM domain-containing protein: protein MSILTRYFSKSDLDEIKSAVGEAESKTAAEIVPFFAESSHHYKEWAWLGAFLMGGVTGVTFYTAQKFYGLVWSGESFFAVLSVWIGALLGLSITALFPKIRINLVSRAAKQYFVDLRAKEAFLDEEVFRTKNRTGILIYISLFEHFVRVLPDKEIARIVPKSEWNEAVKLIVEGMKSNKKKEGIVSSILFCGQLLKKYNIQIEKDDKNEISNEIRDGGKLM from the coding sequence ATGAGTATACTAACACGTTATTTCTCTAAATCTGACTTAGATGAAATCAAATCTGCTGTTGGCGAAGCAGAATCAAAAACTGCGGCAGAAATTGTTCCTTTTTTCGCTGAATCCTCTCACCATTATAAAGAATGGGCATGGCTTGGTGCATTTCTTATGGGTGGAGTGACTGGAGTAACATTCTATACTGCACAAAAATTCTACGGCCTTGTATGGAGTGGTGAATCTTTCTTTGCAGTTCTATCTGTTTGGATTGGTGCTCTCCTTGGTTTATCTATCACTGCACTTTTTCCTAAAATCAGAATCAACCTAGTTTCAAGGGCCGCCAAACAATACTTTGTTGATCTGAGAGCTAAAGAAGCTTTTTTAGATGAAGAAGTGTTTCGTACAAAAAACAGAACTGGCATTTTAATTTATATTTCTTTGTTTGAACATTTTGTAAGAGTTTTACCTGACAAAGAAATCGCAAGAATTGTGCCTAAATCAGAATGGAACGAAGCAGTAAAACTTATCGTTGAGGGAATGAAGTCGAACAAGAAAAAAGAAGGGATTGTTTCCAGTATTCTTTTCTGCGGACAACTTCTCAAAAAATACAATATTCAAATCGAAAAAGATGACAAAAACGAAATCTCCAACGAAATCCGTGACGGTGGGAAATTGATGTAA